In Dethiosulfovibrio russensis, a single genomic region encodes these proteins:
- the cbiM gene encoding cobalt transporter CbiM, whose translation MHISEGVLSVPILVAGAALTVGFTAQGLRSMKAEDVPATGIVSAGLFVASLIHVSLGPSSVHLLLNGISGAILGWAIFPACVVALFLQALLFQFGGLAVLGVNVMDMAFPGLIFGALFRMLFVSRGKWALLLGGFLCSAGGVILTALMTAGVLALNGEGFMAAAKLIVWAHIPVALIEGFVGAMAVLFLAKVRPGMIGRKQGELL comes from the coding sequence ATGCATATATCGGAAGGAGTTCTGTCCGTTCCCATACTGGTTGCGGGAGCCGCCCTGACGGTGGGCTTCACCGCCCAGGGACTGAGGTCCATGAAGGCGGAGGACGTACCTGCCACGGGAATCGTCTCGGCGGGGCTATTCGTAGCGTCGCTCATACACGTATCCCTGGGTCCGTCCAGCGTGCATTTGCTGTTGAACGGCATTTCCGGGGCCATTCTTGGATGGGCGATCTTCCCGGCCTGCGTGGTGGCCCTGTTCCTCCAGGCCCTGCTGTTCCAGTTCGGAGGGTTGGCGGTACTGGGAGTCAACGTTATGGACATGGCCTTTCCAGGGCTGATCTTCGGGGCTCTGTTCAGGATGCTCTTCGTATCCAGAGGAAAATGGGCTCTGCTGCTGGGCGGTTTTCTGTGCAGCGCAGGAGGGGTCATTCTGACGGCCCTCATGACGGCGGGAGTGCTGGCACTGAACGGCGAGGGCTTCATGGCGGCGGCAAAACTGATAGTATGGGCTCATATCCCGGTAGCCCTGATAGAGGGCTTCGTAGGTGCCATGGCGGTGCTCTTCCTGGCCAAGGTTCGACCGGGCATGATCGGAAGAAAGCAGGGTGAACTTCTATGA
- a CDS encoding 2,3-butanediol dehydrogenase has translation MKAAMWYGRNDVRVVETKEPVAAPGTVKVKVKWCGICGSDLHEYLGGPIFIPAEQPHPLSGEKAPVILGHEFSGEVVEVGQGVTKVSVGDRVVVEPMRVCSPAAKDDMCPACREGKYNLCSRLGFHGLCGGGGGFADYTVFFEEFVHPIPDSLSYEDAALVEPMAVALHSLVQGDFKIGQTALVLGAGPIGLCTIEMLKAAGAKKIFVMQRKSIRQEYALKHGADRVLDPNECDVAEEIRSLTGGIGVDVAFETTGAEQGLKLALDSVHYAGTVVVTSIWEKPISFDPNSIVLTEKKLVGTIVYQHQFPAVIRLLSDGRIDTTGLITKKIGLDDIVDEGFGALTGPEKKKHVKIMVTPDEDLL, from the coding sequence ATGAAGGCAGCCATGTGGTATGGAAGAAACGACGTCAGAGTCGTCGAGACGAAGGAGCCGGTGGCGGCTCCCGGCACGGTCAAGGTCAAGGTGAAATGGTGTGGAATCTGCGGTTCGGACCTGCACGAATACCTGGGCGGTCCCATATTCATACCTGCGGAACAGCCCCATCCTCTCAGCGGTGAGAAGGCCCCGGTCATATTGGGACACGAGTTCTCCGGGGAGGTCGTAGAGGTAGGCCAGGGGGTCACCAAGGTATCGGTAGGCGACAGGGTAGTGGTGGAGCCCATGAGGGTATGTTCCCCTGCGGCCAAGGACGATATGTGTCCCGCCTGTAGGGAGGGCAAGTACAACCTCTGCTCCAGACTCGGTTTCCACGGTCTGTGCGGCGGAGGGGGCGGTTTTGCCGATTACACCGTCTTCTTCGAGGAGTTCGTCCACCCAATTCCGGACTCCCTTTCCTACGAGGACGCCGCTTTGGTCGAGCCTATGGCAGTGGCCCTTCATTCTCTGGTCCAGGGTGACTTCAAAATAGGACAGACCGCTCTGGTCCTCGGTGCCGGCCCTATCGGTCTTTGCACCATAGAGATGCTAAAGGCCGCCGGGGCGAAAAAAATCTTCGTGATGCAGAGAAAGTCCATACGCCAGGAGTATGCCTTGAAGCACGGTGCCGACAGGGTGTTGGACCCCAACGAGTGCGACGTTGCCGAGGAAATCCGTTCCCTCACCGGAGGGATCGGCGTCGACGTGGCTTTCGAGACCACCGGGGCCGAACAAGGGTTGAAGCTTGCGTTGGATTCCGTTCATTATGCCGGAACCGTGGTGGTGACCAGCATATGGGAAAAGCCGATCTCCTTTGATCCCAATTCGATCGTGCTGACCGAGAAGAAGCTGGTCGGAACCATAGTCTACCAGCATCAGTTTCCGGCGGTGATAAGGCTTCTGTCGGACGGAAGGATCGATACCACCGGGCTTATAACCAAGAAGATAGGCCTGGACGACATCGTGGACGAGGGATTCGGAGCTCTTACCGGACCGGAGAAGAAGAAGCACGTCAAGATAATGGTCACTCCCGACGAAGATCTCCTCTGA
- a CDS encoding M48 family metallopeptidase yields MKTKKINLKKWSLWVLSSLVLLLTVEASDAKVSNAAMERAWDRLSKTTGFEASLHLEDKDETNAYITMEDGKYKIVVFQGLLDIMNTEDQIAGVIAHEIGHGMHGHLESGQKRNAGIGILAAVLSELLDSDTGDIAIGIGATLAVQGYSREQEVEADDAGVEYSYKAGYSAWSLYNAIKRMADDGLVTSPSGFNSHPPTERRMTRLAAQARRWEESGIIKKKADLPKASIPRPKIIQVEGVDPDRSDQSDVLSTYPIDGGLKNVLGIIHREGYAKYSSGKYEEAFSAFAKGLDFYSGNYLAALWAARSAYKAGDEEKARRWIERALSINGRYEPALKFRDEFLE; encoded by the coding sequence ATGAAGACGAAAAAAATAAATCTCAAAAAATGGTCCTTGTGGGTCCTTTCGAGTCTGGTTCTGCTGCTGACCGTAGAGGCTTCGGATGCAAAGGTTTCCAATGCGGCCATGGAGAGGGCCTGGGACAGACTGTCCAAGACCACCGGTTTCGAGGCCTCTCTTCATCTTGAGGACAAGGACGAGACCAACGCCTATATAACCATGGAGGACGGCAAGTACAAAATAGTGGTGTTCCAGGGTCTGTTGGACATCATGAACACGGAGGATCAGATCGCCGGGGTCATCGCCCACGAGATCGGTCACGGAATGCACGGTCACCTGGAATCGGGTCAGAAACGCAACGCTGGTATAGGCATTCTTGCCGCAGTGCTGAGCGAGCTTCTGGACAGCGACACGGGAGACATTGCCATAGGTATAGGAGCCACTCTGGCGGTTCAGGGGTACAGTAGAGAGCAGGAGGTGGAGGCCGACGACGCCGGAGTGGAATATTCGTATAAGGCGGGATACTCGGCCTGGTCACTTTACAACGCCATAAAAAGGATGGCCGACGATGGATTGGTGACCTCTCCCAGCGGCTTCAACTCACACCCTCCTACGGAGCGAAGGATGACCAGACTTGCCGCTCAGGCCAGACGCTGGGAGGAAAGCGGTATCATAAAAAAGAAAGCCGATTTGCCGAAAGCCTCTATTCCTCGCCCGAAAATTATCCAGGTGGAGGGGGTCGATCCAGATCGATCCGATCAGAGCGACGTTCTCTCGACCTATCCTATAGACGGGGGACTGAAAAACGTATTGGGGATAATACACAGAGAAGGGTATGCAAAGTATTCCTCCGGTAAATACGAAGAAGCGTTTAGCGCCTTTGCAAAAGGGTTGGATTTTTATAGCGGAAACTACCTTGCCGCCCTATGGGCAGCCAGATCGGCCTATAAAGCGGGAGACGAGGAGAAGGCCAGGCGATGGATAGAGAGGGCTCTTTCCATAAACGGACGGTACGAGCCAGCACTGAAGTTTCGCGATGAGTTTTTAGAATGA
- the yfcC gene encoding putative basic amino acid antiporter YfcC produces MSSKKDPSRKTMRLPDTYVIIFFVVLLAAVLTYTVPVGTYKTQEITYEMDGATKTREVLVADSFELQRDEQGNPVKKGVAVFEPYGEVGLLNYVFEGFVSGSKWGSAVGVMAFILVIGGAFGIIIRTGAVEAGILHVLSKFKGMERAIIPVMFVLFSLGGAIFGMGEEAIPFVLILAPVCVALGYDAITAVMITYVATQIGFATSWMNPFSVAIAQGISGIPVLSGAGFRMAMWAGFTLVGIFYTMRYAEKVKADPTSSLCYETDSYFRENVEKGKEVESHFGLGHMLVVLALFAGIAWVIWGVMTNGYYIPEIATQFFVVGLVSGIIGALFKLNDMGVNDIAVSFREGAKDLLGAAMVVGMAKGIVLVLGGDTPTDPTVLNTILNSAGNAISSFNTAVSGWLMYLFQSVFNFFVVSGSGQAALTMPLMAPLSDLAGVTRQVAVLAFQLGDGFTNLIVPTSGCLIACLGAARIDWGTWARFQIKFQAILFVLASLVVVGAVLTGLN; encoded by the coding sequence AGCGACCAAGACGAGAGAGGTTCTGGTCGCCGACAGTTTCGAGCTTCAGAGGGACGAGCAGGGCAACCCGGTAAAGAAAGGGGTGGCCGTTTTCGAGCCCTACGGCGAGGTCGGGCTTCTCAACTACGTGTTCGAGGGTTTCGTCTCCGGAAGCAAGTGGGGATCTGCCGTCGGAGTGATGGCTTTTATCCTGGTCATAGGTGGAGCTTTCGGAATAATAATAAGGACCGGGGCGGTCGAAGCTGGAATTCTCCACGTCTTGAGCAAGTTCAAGGGCATGGAGAGGGCGATCATCCCGGTCATGTTCGTCCTCTTCTCTCTGGGAGGAGCCATCTTCGGTATGGGAGAGGAGGCCATTCCCTTCGTCCTGATACTGGCTCCCGTCTGCGTGGCTCTGGGATACGACGCCATCACCGCTGTGATGATAACCTACGTTGCCACCCAGATAGGCTTCGCCACCTCATGGATGAATCCCTTCAGCGTCGCCATAGCCCAGGGGATCTCCGGCATTCCGGTGCTCTCCGGAGCGGGGTTCCGCATGGCCATGTGGGCAGGCTTCACCCTGGTGGGAATATTCTACACCATGAGGTACGCAGAGAAGGTCAAGGCAGATCCGACGTCGTCTCTCTGCTACGAGACAGACTCGTATTTCCGGGAAAACGTGGAAAAAGGCAAGGAGGTCGAGAGCCATTTCGGCCTGGGACATATGCTGGTGGTACTGGCCCTTTTTGCAGGAATAGCCTGGGTGATATGGGGAGTCATGACCAACGGCTACTACATTCCGGAGATAGCCACACAGTTTTTCGTGGTCGGACTGGTCTCGGGGATTATAGGGGCTCTGTTCAAACTTAACGACATGGGGGTAAACGATATCGCGGTCAGCTTCAGAGAGGGAGCCAAAGACCTTCTGGGAGCCGCCATGGTCGTGGGCATGGCGAAGGGGATAGTCCTAGTTCTGGGAGGAGATACACCGACGGATCCGACGGTTCTAAATACTATACTGAACTCGGCCGGAAACGCCATAAGCTCGTTCAACACGGCGGTATCGGGATGGCTTATGTATCTTTTCCAATCCGTATTCAACTTTTTCGTCGTCTCCGGTTCGGGCCAGGCAGCCTTGACCATGCCTCTTATGGCCCCTCTGTCGGATCTGGCCGGAGTCACCAGACAGGTTGCGGTATTGGCCTTCCAGCTAGGCGACGGCTTCACCAACCTGATAGTTCCAACCTCGGGCTGTCTCATAGCCTGCTTAGGTGCCGCCAGGATCGATTGGGGAACCTGGGCCAGGTTTCAGATCAAGTTCCAGGCTATTTTGTTCGTCCTGGCCTCTCTGGTAGTGGTCGGGGCCGTCTTGACCGGTTTAAACTAG
- a CDS encoding amidohydrolase → MDYGQACFRLDEGVERFLGEAVALSDWMAANPELSGEEFEATDRIVALLSREGFSVERPYGGLSTAFKASRGNEDGPKVAIMVECDALPGLGHGCGHCVHGSMSVLAGLALSEIVESLGGAVHVVGTPAEETDGAKCSMSKAGLFDGYDLALMIHSSGGINTTAFRSLAMDGYRFTFTGKASHAAGAPWEGKNALNGVQLMFHAVDMLRQHSIPEARIHGVVDDGGEAPNIVPDRAVCRFEFRAPERIYLDGLTSRCMDCARGAALATGTEVSWETFESSFDDMVPNPPGEAMIGEIYDELGVSFDPPAAPTGSTDVGNVSRRCPTLQPLLAITPERYALHTVDFADSVTKAEAHQALALGARVIGRAVVKTLLDRGLAISMKGVVPEKGV, encoded by the coding sequence ATGGACTATGGGCAGGCCTGTTTCAGGCTGGACGAAGGAGTAGAGAGGTTTCTAGGCGAAGCCGTGGCTCTGTCGGACTGGATGGCAGCCAACCCGGAGCTTTCCGGAGAGGAGTTCGAGGCTACCGATAGGATAGTCGCCCTTCTGTCTCGAGAGGGCTTCTCTGTGGAGCGACCTTACGGCGGTCTGTCCACGGCGTTCAAGGCCTCCAGAGGGAACGAGGACGGTCCGAAGGTTGCGATAATGGTCGAGTGCGATGCTCTTCCCGGTCTGGGACACGGCTGCGGCCACTGCGTTCACGGATCCATGTCGGTCCTGGCCGGTCTGGCTCTGTCGGAGATCGTGGAATCTCTGGGAGGGGCGGTGCACGTTGTGGGGACCCCGGCGGAGGAGACCGACGGCGCTAAGTGCTCCATGTCTAAGGCCGGGCTGTTCGACGGCTACGATCTGGCCCTGATGATCCACTCTTCCGGAGGAATCAACACCACCGCCTTCCGTTCACTGGCTATGGACGGATACCGTTTCACCTTTACGGGAAAAGCCTCTCACGCCGCAGGTGCTCCCTGGGAAGGCAAAAACGCCCTCAACGGGGTTCAGCTCATGTTCCACGCGGTGGATATGCTCAGGCAACATTCCATACCGGAGGCCAGGATTCACGGAGTAGTCGACGACGGAGGCGAGGCGCCGAACATAGTTCCGGACAGGGCCGTCTGCCGCTTCGAGTTCAGGGCTCCGGAGCGGATCTATCTCGACGGGCTGACCTCCCGCTGCATGGATTGCGCCAGAGGGGCCGCTTTGGCCACGGGAACGGAGGTTTCCTGGGAAACGTTCGAGTCCAGCTTCGACGACATGGTTCCCAATCCTCCGGGAGAGGCCATGATAGGAGAGATATACGACGAGCTTGGCGTTTCCTTCGATCCTCCTGCGGCCCCTACCGGATCCACCGACGTCGGCAACGTCTCCCGCAGGTGCCCGACCCTTCAGCCTCTGCTCGCCATAACGCCGGAGCGGTATGCCCTCCATACGGTGGATTTCGCCGACTCGGTGACAAAGGCCGAGGCCCACCAAGCCCTGGCCCTGGGAGCCAGGGTCATAGGAAGAGCGGTCGTGAAAACCCTTCTGGACAGGGGGCTAGCAATCTCCATGAAGGGTGTCGTTCCCGAAAAAGGCGTTTAA
- a CDS encoding YbjN domain-containing protein, which produces MKKFVCMLAVVILCVSACSVAFADSTTLVEKMSVWELRDFLADEGYRPEVENDETCQFKLNGLTVQVFLYDDGSSVQFHCGWSDTGMTMGDVNRWNSEWRLAKAYLDGDGDPHLELDIDLDGGITMQRLRNFMQNCSFFLDKFVSNMD; this is translated from the coding sequence ATGAAGAAGTTTGTCTGTATGTTAGCTGTGGTTATCCTGTGTGTGTCGGCCTGTTCCGTCGCTTTTGCCGATTCGACGACCCTGGTGGAGAAGATGTCCGTGTGGGAACTTCGAGATTTTTTGGCCGATGAAGGTTATCGACCTGAGGTCGAAAACGATGAAACCTGTCAATTTAAACTGAATGGGCTCACGGTACAGGTATTTCTTTACGACGATGGTTCTTCCGTTCAATTCCACTGTGGATGGAGCGATACCGGCATGACCATGGGCGACGTCAATCGGTGGAACTCGGAATGGCGTCTGGCCAAGGCATACCTGGACGGCGACGGAGATCCTCATCTGGAGCTGGACATTGACCTGGACGGAGGAATTACGATGCAGCGACTCAGAAACTTCATGCAGAACTGCTCGTTTTTTCTCGATAAATTCGTCTCAAATATGGACTAA
- a CDS encoding pyridoxamine 5'-phosphate oxidase family protein, translated as MKKNIVNLAENLMAKSEVVTLASVNEDGFPRICAMANVKSEGIKTIWMATGTHSKKTAHFLKNPKASVCTYSGGDSLTLVGNISVISDKEIKHDLWQDWFIEHFPKGEDDPEYCVLKFEAKEATIYIDEIFETVSV; from the coding sequence ATGAAGAAAAATATAGTGAATCTGGCGGAAAATCTGATGGCTAAATCGGAGGTGGTCACCTTGGCCTCCGTCAACGAGGACGGCTTTCCCCGCATCTGCGCCATGGCCAACGTAAAATCGGAGGGGATAAAGACGATCTGGATGGCCACAGGAACTCACTCCAAGAAAACCGCCCATTTTCTAAAAAACCCGAAAGCCAGCGTCTGCACCTACTCCGGAGGAGACAGCCTGACGCTTGTCGGAAACATATCGGTGATCTCCGACAAGGAGATAAAGCACGACCTGTGGCAGGACTGGTTCATAGAGCACTTCCCCAAGGGAGAGGACGACCCGGAATACTGCGTCCTGAAGTTCGAGGCCAAAGAGGCCACGATCTACATAGACGAGATCTTCGAGACTGTCTCAGTCTGA
- a CDS encoding YfcC family protein, protein MSSQSNNAASNPKKRKLSVPHVYVLLVSLTILAAVGSWILPAGEFTREMNETIHRTVVVPGSFKEIASTPVGPFQTFIAIQKGLVDAAEVFFFVFLAYASWFVVLETKALNAFIGWMLRLFKGKSDYILVAFVYIFGMAASVFGMFEETFGFLPLFVGMSIAMGYDAIVGLATIGMAVGIGYTAAVMNPFTVILAQNFAGIPLLSGWAFRLVTWFVMETLVCWWILRYARKIKKDPAKSYMVGIDMGDLQLDHDELVKTPFTARTRAVCGVVVASIVVLIWGVTQKGWYFNELAGLFIVMGILSGLIGGFNPNRLADVYVKGLRDIVFGCMIIGLSRGVLVVMREGHIVDTVVYYLSLPLQDLPRWLAAEGMLAVQNVINFLIPSGSGQAVVTMPIMAPLSDVLGISRQVAVLAFQFGDGLSNLLWPTALIPIMCAIAHVPLEKWYRFFLPFFLIAVAFQGFFIAAAVALGV, encoded by the coding sequence ATGTCGTCTCAAAGCAACAACGCCGCAAGTAATCCGAAGAAAAGGAAGCTGTCGGTACCGCACGTCTACGTGCTGCTGGTCTCTCTGACCATACTGGCGGCGGTGGGTAGCTGGATCCTCCCGGCAGGGGAGTTCACCAGGGAGATGAACGAGACCATCCACAGGACCGTAGTCGTCCCCGGGTCGTTCAAGGAGATAGCCTCCACCCCGGTAGGTCCGTTTCAGACCTTCATAGCCATACAGAAGGGGCTGGTCGACGCCGCCGAGGTGTTCTTCTTCGTCTTTCTGGCCTACGCTTCTTGGTTCGTCGTTCTGGAGACCAAGGCCCTAAACGCCTTCATAGGGTGGATGCTCCGTCTGTTCAAGGGCAAGAGCGACTATATATTAGTGGCTTTCGTCTACATCTTCGGCATGGCGGCCTCCGTGTTCGGCATGTTCGAGGAGACCTTCGGCTTCCTTCCCCTTTTCGTAGGGATGTCCATAGCGATGGGATACGACGCCATAGTAGGATTGGCCACCATCGGCATGGCCGTGGGGATAGGCTACACAGCGGCGGTGATGAACCCCTTCACCGTCATTCTGGCACAGAACTTCGCAGGCATACCTCTGCTGTCCGGATGGGCCTTCCGTCTGGTCACATGGTTCGTCATGGAGACTTTGGTGTGTTGGTGGATACTCCGTTACGCCAGGAAGATCAAGAAAGACCCCGCTAAAAGCTACATGGTCGGCATAGATATGGGGGATCTACAGCTGGATCACGACGAACTGGTAAAAACTCCCTTCACCGCCAGGACCAGGGCGGTGTGCGGCGTCGTGGTGGCGTCGATCGTCGTACTGATCTGGGGGGTGACTCAGAAGGGGTGGTACTTCAACGAGCTGGCCGGGCTCTTCATAGTTATGGGGATCCTTTCCGGCCTTATAGGCGGCTTCAACCCGAACAGGCTGGCCGACGTCTACGTCAAGGGACTCAGGGACATCGTTTTCGGATGTATGATAATCGGCCTCTCCAGAGGAGTTTTGGTGGTCATGAGAGAGGGGCACATCGTGGACACGGTGGTTTACTACCTCTCCCTTCCCCTTCAGGATCTGCCCCGATGGCTGGCCGCCGAGGGGATGCTGGCGGTTCAGAACGTGATAAACTTTTTGATTCCCTCTGGAAGCGGCCAGGCTGTGGTAACCATGCCAATAATGGCTCCCCTCTCGGACGTTCTGGGGATCAGCCGTCAGGTGGCGGTTCTGGCCTTCCAGTTCGGCGACGGGCTTTCCAACCTGCTCTGGCCGACGGCGCTCATCCCTATCATGTGCGCCATAGCCCACGTTCCGCTGGAGAAGTGGTATCGATTCTTTCTGCCCTTCTTTCTGATCGCAGTGGCCTTTCAGGGCTTTTTCATAGCTGCCGCAGTGGCCTTGGGGGTATGA
- a CDS encoding sulfide-dependent adenosine diphosphate thiazole synthase — translation MELDERVISKAIVSRFFERLTDHLENDVVIVGGGPAGLVAGYVLADAGVKVSLFDRRLSLGGGMWGGGMLFNEIVVQSEGARILDDLGVSLREFEPGYYTAGSVEAVSTLISSAVRAGVTVFNGMVAEDVVMREDRVIGLVINWSTVEASGLLVDPLAVRSDFIIDATGHDSNVTSTVEKKVPGRLLTETGKVEGEKSLWCERAEKLTVDNTKEVYPGLFVAGMSANAVFGGPRMGPIFGGMLLSGEKVAKEILLRLNGKKAS, via the coding sequence ATGGAATTGGACGAGAGGGTTATTTCCAAGGCCATCGTAAGCCGTTTTTTCGAGAGGCTTACGGATCATCTGGAAAACGACGTGGTCATAGTTGGAGGTGGCCCGGCCGGCTTGGTGGCGGGGTACGTCTTGGCCGACGCGGGGGTAAAGGTATCCCTCTTCGACAGGCGGTTAAGCCTGGGGGGAGGTATGTGGGGCGGCGGCATGCTTTTCAACGAGATAGTAGTGCAGTCCGAAGGTGCGAGAATACTGGACGATCTGGGGGTCTCCCTCAGGGAGTTCGAACCGGGATACTACACCGCCGGGTCTGTGGAGGCCGTCTCCACCCTGATCTCCTCGGCCGTCAGGGCCGGGGTCACTGTGTTCAACGGTATGGTTGCGGAGGACGTGGTGATGAGAGAGGACCGGGTTATAGGGTTGGTGATCAACTGGTCCACAGTCGAGGCTTCCGGCCTTCTGGTCGATCCATTGGCTGTTAGAAGCGATTTCATCATCGACGCCACGGGACACGACTCCAACGTGACCTCTACCGTGGAGAAAAAGGTGCCGGGAAGGCTATTGACGGAAACCGGCAAGGTGGAGGGAGAGAAGTCTCTTTGGTGCGAGAGGGCGGAAAAACTGACCGTGGATAACACAAAAGAGGTCTACCCCGGTCTGTTCGTCGCGGGAATGAGCGCCAACGCCGTTTTTGGAGGTCCCCGAATGGGACCGATCTTCGGGGGAATGCTTCTTTCCGGCGAAAAGGTTGCTAAGGAGATCCTCCTCAGATTGAACGGTAAAAAGGCTTCCTGA